The sequence CTACGAGGTGGCCCGTACCGTGCGGTCGCGCCCGCAAGGTGCCTCGCTGCGGCTCATCGCGGTCTCCGGCTTCAGCCGGGGCACCGACCGTGCGCGGTCCCGCGAGGCCGGATTCGACGCCCACCTGGCGAAACCCCTGCCGCTCGCGGACCTCCTGGACCTCCTGGAGCCCTGACCGCCCGAGTCACCCGGGTCGGAAGGGCTTGTGGGGGTACCCGTATCTCATGACTGACGTTGTGGACTCCGACGAACTCCTGCGCCGTATCCAGCGGGCCCGCTCCTGGGCCGTCCGGGAGGAGCAGACGTGGAAGGCGCGGAGCGAGGAGCTGAAGACCGGCGATCCGGACAGCTCTCGCGATGCCGAGCTGCGCGGACACACCTATGAGGCCGTACGCAAGGCGCTGGACGAGATCGTCACCCCGGGTGTGCACGACACGGACGGCTGAACCCGCTTCGCCGCTCCGTGCATGACCCGCCCGGCGCATGGAACCCGTCGTGGTCATGAGCACCACGCGACTCCCGTGCGCCGAACCCGTCACCACGGTCTTCACCTGGCAGGTACGTCCCGGCCGGGAAGCCGACTTCGAGGAGTGGACCCGAGGCGTCGCCGACTGCGTCTCCCGGTTCCCCGGCAGCCAGGGGGTGTCCTGGCTGCGCCCGGAACCCGGGCACCGGTTCCACGCGGTGCTCCGCTTCGCCGATCCGCAGCGGCTCACCGACTGGCTGATCTCGCCCGAGCGCGCGGAGTGGCACGCGCGGATCGAGGGCGTCGCCACCGAGGTCCGTGACGAACGCCAGTCGACGACCGGGATGGAGAGCTGGTTCCGGCTCCCCGGCACCACCGTGAAGGCCCCGCCGCGCTGGAAGATGGTCCTGACGACGTTCCTCGGCGCCTATCCGATGACGTTCCTGATCCAGTGGCTGGTGGCGCCCGGTACGGCCGCGTGGCCCCTTCCGCTGCGCGCCGCCGTCTTCCCCCTCGTGCTGCTGCCCGTGCTCACGTACGTGATCATGCCGGTGCTCAGTCGGATGCTGCGGTTGTGGCTGTACGGCACACCTGACGACTGATGCCGTGACAGGTCCGGCTCCGGCCCGCGTCACACGTGTGCCGCATCCCGTTGGCGGCGTTCGGCGCGGGCGCTTAGAAAGGTCGAACAGCAACTCTCGGGCCGCACGTCCGGGCCACGACAGCGACTGCACCCTTCGTAGGGAGCCGAGTATGACAACCCGTTCGCCTTTCGACGCCGATCGACCTGGCATATCACCCGAGAGCGCGGTCGACGCCCCCATGCCGCCGCCGCCCGTCTCCGCCCCCTGGCACGCCGTGCCGGACGAGGCGCCGGACAGAGCGGCGCGCAGAGCCGAGCGCCGGTACACCGACACGGGCGACCGCCGGTACGCCGGTCCGGCCGACGCCGTCGAGCACCGGTACGCCGACCCGGCCGACGAGATCGATCATCTGTACCCCGACCCGGCCGACGAGGTTGACCACCGGTACCCCGACGAGGCCGACAGGGCCCCCCGGCGCTACACCGCCCCGGTCGACCGGGCCGAGCACCGGTACGCGGAACACGCCGACCGGGCAGACCGGACCGAGCACCCGTACGAGGAGTCGGTCGAGGAGACCGACCCCCGGTACGCGGAGCCGGCCGAGGAGGCCCGCCGCCCGTACCCCGACCAGGTGGACCGGGCCGAGCACCGGTACGCGGAGCCGGCCGAAGAGGCCCGCCGTCCGCACCCCGACCCGGCCGACGAGACCCGCCACCAGCACCCCGACCCGGCGGACGAGGTCGACCGGCGGCGCCCCGACCCCGTCACCGAGTTCGACAGGAAGTACCCCGACCAGGCCGAGATCGAGGCCGATCCCGCGTACATCAACCCGGTCGACGGACTGGTGCACACCGCGGTGGCCGACCGGCCGCTTGAAGAGGTGATCGAGCTCATCGAACTGCTTGAGCAGTCACCGGAGTACGCGCGGGCCACGGTCGACGCGCTGCGGGCGGTCGGCACGGACCGGTCCGTGGAGGACGTGAGCCGGCTGGTGGCCCTGCTGACCCGGCCGCCGAGGAACGCCGACAGCGCCGACGAGGCGATCCGCGCGGCGGCCGAGGGCCGGCCCGTGGAGGACGTCACCCGGCTGATGGCACTGCTGCACCGGCCCCCGCTGGAGCCCCACTGCGGTGAGGCCGCGGTGCGGGCGGCGGCCACCACCCGGCCGGTCCAGGAGCTCGTGGAGCTGATCGGCCGCATGGCCCAGGAGCAGGGCGTACGCGAGGGCCGCCACCAGACGAAGCCGGCGACACGCGAAGAGGTGAAGGCGGCCGAGGCGGCGCGGGCGGCGTCGGGCAAGGACGGGGCCCCCTCCGGGGACCGGCTGCTCGCCGAGGGCGGCACCGTCGCCATCGGCCGTACGGCCCGGGCACGCCGGAACCCGCCTGCGAAGGGC is a genomic window of Streptomyces sp. NBC_00414 containing:
- a CDS encoding antibiotic biosynthesis monooxygenase, producing the protein MSTTRLPCAEPVTTVFTWQVRPGREADFEEWTRGVADCVSRFPGSQGVSWLRPEPGHRFHAVLRFADPQRLTDWLISPERAEWHARIEGVATEVRDERQSTTGMESWFRLPGTTVKAPPRWKMVLTTFLGAYPMTFLIQWLVAPGTAAWPLPLRAAVFPLVLLPVLTYVIMPVLSRMLRLWLYGTPDD